One segment of Solanum lycopersicum chromosome 1, SLM_r2.1 DNA contains the following:
- the LOC104647324 gene encoding uncharacterized protein isoform X1 has translation MNRGKSQARPNRPTAPVSVPGVNPFTIRPEPSQVRPTALNPGANPYPIRPSLGQNKYSALAHFPPLNPAALPQSSSSNMLVLKKPFSKDPESSMSPSGKLRFSQKLTSDSYAMKEPENFAEAVSPMNRKDKEKALPIEKETFEIYPLFTIPILALDKELQSLEVKDLLKPVYHNRNYVDTDNALKTRRYFEFILIDTGSIEIEHELADQSDQDSIAYSKFTIKKILSPSNWLTDHLLTPINLSKRFNPQTFNWFDYKNAWMNFLFVRPNTHSWFIKYCIEASTSVIPRWFYEWWSYFGGNEQVMPKRFRDGYLQFQVEENISTLPEHIKLCKYFFKRRLSYIVSWTFCVSEFDRIKYLSKETRIKGWSPKVRESPSKKPQIKSSPSKSELKKRLEKALSDLDNEKDNPDQEVIEQLLEQASSQSDDNGDMLIPKALAQSYLNPFD, from the coding sequence ATGAATCGAGGAAAATCGCAGGCTAGGCCAAACAGGCCTACTGCACCAGTATCAGTCCCCGGAGTAAATCCGTTTACTATCAGGCCAGAACCAAGTCAGGTCAGGCCTACAGCACTAAATCCTGGAGCAAATCCTTATCCAATTAGGCCAAGCTTGGGACAAAATAAGTACTCAGCATTGGCACATTTTCCACCGCTTAACCCAGCAGCGTTACCACAAAGCAGTTCTTCAAACATGCTCGTATTGAAGAAACCATTTTCAAAAGATCCAGAATCCTCCATGTCTCCTTCGGGAAAACTCagattttctcaaaagttaACAAGTGACAGCTATGCAATGAAGGAACCAGAAAATTTTGCAGAAGCTGTATCCCCGATGAACAGAAAGGATAAAGAAAAGGCTCTTCCAATAGAAAAAGAGACCTTTGAAATATATCCTTTGTTTACAATACCAATCCTTGCTTTAGATAAGGAATTACAAAGTCTTGAAGTAAAGGATCTACTTAAACCAGTTTATCACAACAGGAATTATGTAGATACTGATAATGCTTTAAAGACCAGAAGATATTTTGAGTTTATTCTTATTGACACAGGTTCAATCGAAATCGAGCATGAACTTGCAGATCAATCTGATCAAGATAGCATTGCCTATTCGAAGTTTACAATTAAGAAGATTTTGTCTCCCTCCAATTGGTTGACGGATCATCTCCTTACTCCTATAAATCTTTCTAAAAGATTTAATCCTCAGACATTCAATTGGTTCGATTACAAGAATGCGtggatgaattttttatttgtcagaCCAAATACTCATTCTTGGTTTATTAAGTATTGTATAGAAGCTTCGACTTCTGTTATCCCCAGGTGGTTCTACGAGTGGTGGAGTTACTTTGGGGGAAATGAACAAGTTATGCCTAAAAGGTTTAGAGATGGATACCTACAATTTCAAGTTGAAGAAAACATCTCCACCCTTCCAGAGCATATAAAGCTATGTAAGTATTTCTTTAAGAGACGTCTATCTTATATTGTAAGTTGGACATTTTGCGTTTCTGAATTTGACAGGATAAAGTATCTCTCCAAAGAGACCAGAATTAAAGGATGGTCTCCAAAGGTTAGAGAATCTCCTTCAAAGAAGCCACAAATCAAGAGTTCACCATCTAAGAGTGAACTAAAGAAAAGACTTGAGAAGGCATTGTCTGATTTAGACAATGAAAAGGATAATCCAGATCAAGAGGTTATTGAACAACTTCTTGAACAAGCTTCGTCACAAAGTGACGATAATGGTGATATGCTAATTCCAAAGGCTTTAGCACAATCTTACTTAAATCCATTTGATTAA
- the LOC104647324 gene encoding uncharacterized protein isoform X2, with protein MAGGDEPPPWSHIRGRGGKTRGRGRSSSSQTRRSSYDSSFPVIQLGRKTLINSKIGEASSSVSSSVNIKDIPKDSSVYEHIQAYLHKKEQGNTYASLAREADIARVSEEAPKKEIIFLLENSDIQRANEPWKILQRYLTKGLYFPGESYKTRSYYESILSHTENAEFQHFTSEYNENVYNFSKITIKQIISMEDWGISTMQEKIVLVNKVNMNFTYWDYIQAFHKIFYYNNEKLKHTWFLKICAKVFTQSSPNWFINLWALHGPTKKILPYNFLTLYKQWVKIPPFLMKLYLQDHVPNIELIDQMYFFIEFSTPWIHKWVPEVGYIPDENIPCLYRKYFHNFWEKLNRGDPTTGKIYGQELIDQIRTLFSCSDLINKFLTIYLASCGITSI; from the coding sequence ATGGCAGGAGGAGATGAGCCTCCGCCATGGTCGCATATTCGTGGCCGTGGAGGAAAaactagaggaagaggaagatcaTCCTCTTCACAGACCAGAAGATCGTCATACGATTCTTCCTTTCCTGTTATACAGTTAGGAAGAAAAACTTTAATCAATTCAAAGATTGGCGAAGCTTCTTCATCAGTTTCATCCTCTGTGAATATAAAAGATATCCCAAAAGATAGTTCAGTATATGAACATATTCAAGCATATCTGCATAAAAAAGAGCAAGGTAATACCTATGCCTCTTTAGCCAGAGAAGCCGATATAGCCAGAGTTTCAGAAGAAGCacctaaaaaagaaattatatttcttctaGAAAACTCTGACATCCAAAGAGCTAATGAACCTTGGAAGATACTCCAAAGGTACTTAACAAAGGGATTATATTTCCCTGGAGAATCATACAAGACTCGGTCATACTATGAGTCCATCCTAAGTCATACAGAAAATGCAGAATTTCAGCATTTTACCTCAGAATATAATGAGAATGTTTATAACTTCTCAAAGATCACTATTAAACAGATCATATCTATGGAAGATTGGGGAATATCCACAATGCAGGAAAAGATTGTTCTTGTTAACaaagtaaatatgaattttacttATTGGGATTATATCCAAGCGTTTCAtaagattttttattataataatgaaaaactcAAGCACACTTGGTTTTTGAAAATCTGTGCAAAGGTTTTTACCCAGAGTTCGCCTAATTGGTTTATAAACTTGTGGGCTCTTCATGGGCCAACAAAGAAGATTTTACCATATAATTTCTTAACTTTATATAAACAATGGGTGAAGATTCCCCCCTTcttaatgaaattatatttacagGATCATGTTCCAAACATAGAATTGATTGAtcagatgtattttttcattgaattttctACACCATGGATCCACAAATGGGTTCCAGAAGTGGGTTATATCCCTGATGAGAATATTCCGTGCTTATATCGCAAGTATTTCCATAACTTCTGGGAAAAACTAAATAGAGGTGATCCCACAACTGGCAAGATATATGGTCAAGAACTTATTGATCAAATCAGGACTCTATTTAGTTGTAGTGATTTGATCAATAAGTTCTTGACCATATATCTTGCCAGTTGTGGGATCACCTCTATTTAG